The window CTGCCCAATAATAAAAGCGGAACGTTGGAAGGTGCAATTTATTTAGACGTGGATGTTTTCCCTGCCACAAGCAGGATGAGTTGATGAATTCCAGCTGTGTGAAGAATAATccaggaataaaaacaagaatggTCTGAAAAAGATATAAAAATGTAGGTAAGGTGACCAATTTAACTAAATTATTGTGTCCTATAAGGGTTGTGGAAAGCAGTGATCACCAGGAGAGAGATTGCTTTGTCTGGTCCAACAGAGAGACAAAATTCTCTTGATATAGATCCTTATAGCTACTTGTAACTGTAATACCTAAATAGGAAAATTTGGAATTCTCTATGTTAAAAGGCCAGCTGCTGGAGTTCAAAACCTGCGGCAAGGTTTTTATGGGGAAGTTTAATCTATAACGCAATAAATGTGATAAAGTCATTATCTGTCAACAATGTAGAGCTGAATCTCCACTGTCTTGTTTGAGGAATGTCGGGGAAAGCCAAAGTCACAGGGGCGTGATCTCACATGACAATACTATGGTAATAACAGCTATGCACAAAGGGAGGGAGTTTACTGTCAATAAGAAAATCATCAATCATTGAGGATGTATGatgaacatgagaaaaaaagaatattctCTTTCCCCAGGATGTAAAAACCACCACTCATCGCACAGACCATAATTGTGTGGGATGATCTGCTAGCTATGGTAAAACTGATAGATGATCTATCCAAAATTGAATCCAACCAGCAGTTTAAATCACCTCCTAGTTTTAGGGAGTGTTGATGTCCAGAAGCATTGAGaataactttgaaaaaaaaaataactctgcATCATTTGTGTTTGGGGCATAAATGTTGACAAACACAACTCCActccacacttttaagatttttatttgcaaaatcatttcaaaaacaatgtgtcatttttctgccATTTCACAATCCAATCATGCACTACCTTGAATTGGTCGAAAACAGATAAAATCACATGAAAGTACACTGGAGTTAGTTGGTTGAAATGTAAGACAAGTTTCTTTTCACAACTAGAAAGAACAGTTCAGTTCTGcttctgttaataaaaaatcctaaagaattttttttattttggacgcTAACCTGTGATGAAATGCATCACAAGCCCAGAAATACTGCCGTGTAATAAATTGGTCACTCAATATGAGGATAAAGTAACTTTTCTTGTTGCACATCAACAATACAGCATAGTGTGAGAGACCAAAGAGAAAATCTGATCTTATCAAGATTTGCATGTAGTCGTATAAGGAAGTGTCAGCACAAGAAAAAATGGCATGttcaaaaagtaaatatttagtATATACTGTTCTATCTTTAGGTAGTTTTAACTTATGCAGACTAGTAAAACCGGCTATTTTCTATCTCACTGTCCCAGGCGTTTGGTCCTCTTTCTGAATTTTAAGAAtgtggttttaaaacatttactttgaGCTCATTTCTGCAGTTCTAAGTACACCAAAATGACCAAATCCATCCAAACGGCAGGCTTCATCTGGTAAGATTCAGAAACTcataaaaaccaaaataaaaaataaaaaaaacaattgcaaaGATGTATGACCTTGGAGTTAATTGCTTTATGTATTACTGATTCGTGAAGACTGTGACCAGGTGGGGTGTTTCTTTAAGTTGAGAAGAGGGCTTTGTCATGCATCAAGTAACACGCTGAACACCAACATCTTTCATTAAAGTGGGTCATCAGGGatgttattaaaataaagcaatagAGATCAGGCTCACATATGGATGCTTAAGTAGAGATATTGGTCTGAAAATGTCGGAATTAATCTTTGCAAATGGAGAAATCTAAGATTTGTCTCTCATTTGTCTGTGGACACGCGACAAGTGTACCACtcaaatgtaaacaaacatAGAAGTTGGACAACTTTAGCTACGttaagcaaaagaaaatgtcagTTCCACTGTTCTTTGCGTCTAAATCCTGATAAGATCAGACTAAAAGTGACCCCAgataaaaaatatcaaacacCGATCACTGAAAAACAGGAAAGTAACACATCGGTTCTAAGGTTTTAGATAAATATCAcaagaacatttgttttttggaaCTGACATCCATCAGTTTAGCGGAAACAAGTAACTACATTTTCAAGCACATGACTTGAATAAATCTGTTTATCAGTCGATCCGTGTTTAAGTGTCCAGGCAGCATCAAAAACCTGGATAATTAATGATTTTCCAATGCACATAAGGGTCTGGCCTAGTAACCTTTCCCTCAACTAACATTGGATTTctgcatccattttttttaccttagctGACTCAAAATTAGCTCTCATTGTATTGTAAGATGAATTGTGAGCCGAAGTACATCCAAGAGCTGCGCAACAGCTACCTGAAGATTAAAGAAGATTAAAATGGAGCAAATTACTGCATATTATGAAAATGTAGCTATCACTCTTAAAGTAAAGCTGACctattggtgttttttttataaggcTACACATGGATGATCTTTGGCTCATCACTAAAGTCCAGGGTCTGTTGAACTCCAGCTAGCTGAAGAAGCCAGGTGATGGGCATGTGATCCAGACGGTTCAtgtcaaaatgacaaaaatgaaCACGAGAGCCTGCAGAGAGCAGAAGAGAAAGGGGGAAAATGTAATAAAGGAAGAGATGGTATCAGTGAAGACTCAGAGATGACGCCTTACCTGGACCCACAATCATGGCTCCGCCTTGCTGATGTAAATCACCCTGGAAGTCGAAGGCAGGGCTCGTCATGGCCCTCCATATGCTCTTTATCTGGCCCATAAATAAACCGGACTTCACATGGGGACTGGTCAGTGCTGGGTACACAAAAACAATCCTCAATCCAGATTTCAGTTGTACACAAAGAAAGTACACCCCCTTTCAGATTTTAGGGCCTTATGGGCTGTGAAGGCGTCTGCAGGTTTATGAGCTCTAAcctatttttttcctgcaaacTTTCCACTCTGGCTTCCTCTATGATTAATAAATCACACgttacatttaaatcatttttgatCTCTGCAAATACAAGTCTATACAATAAAACCCTGACACTGATGGAGGGTGTACTTTCTTTCTAATCTGATGCTGGCAGTAAAACATTAAACccttatataaataaatttaccaGAGTCTGTGAACGTCTCGTCTCTCTTCATCCCCAACTTTTGGTAAATGGATCTTTTCGGGTCCACGTACATTTCATAAGAATACCCCGTCAGCGAGCAGAAAGGCTGGATTAAAGATGgagaaacacaaagacaaagaaGAACTCATCCTATTTAACTCAAGTGGACGTTTTTGAGGCAgttatgaaaaaagaaaaaaaaaaccctgacaatTTTACTTTAGTATCAAACTTGAAAACACGTAAAAGCATTTGAACCTTGAACCTCTTCATATTTTCCACCATAgacttgaatgtattttattgggatattaAATAAACGCAACGTAGAGCTGAATTATGCTGTTTAAGGAAAATGATGCAaggactttaaaatgtttaaaaaaatacaaatctaaATATGTTCAGTTGTTTTCTCCCCCTCTAAACGCATGTATTGTGGAACCAGCTTTTCACATGTGGACACTGAAATTGTTGTCCATGTTTCCTCCCGAGGAAGGTAGGCCCGGTCGGCCATTTTGGTTCTATTAGGACTCTGGCGCTGGAAACGATCACAGACACAATATAAATGGattaaatggtttattgaaGATAGTGAACTGGGCAATGGCTCTTCTGAGTTCCAAGCAGGGTTCTGATTCGGCACTGAGGAGGAGCGGTAAGATGTTGATAGTTTGCAGAGCGAGTAGTTTGATACagattaaaaaatgtcattatggtaacacgtattgacaataaagattcttgatgaGTTAAATAACCTGGAGAGTTCTTCCTGCTGTTGAAGAAGGAGGATGTCCACGAGGAATGTTGAAAATCCAAACTTTGGTCTTGTTGTTTCTCagatttaaaactattttcactCTGATAGGAAACGAGAGATCTCTCCAAACAAAATAGAGCAATTTCAAAGGAGCcacagttttgataaaaaaaatagctttacattgtatttaaaaataggacTATTTTGACCCTACTCAATAATAAGTGGGTAACGCCGTAGTACAGCATTTAAACGCTTAATAATTGCTGGTCAGCTTTCTACATCTTCCCACAGGTATTTTGATCATTTATGTTTGGGGCGTAATCTTTGGCTCTGTCCACAGATAAGTCTTGTCTCAGGTTGGGGCTCTCCATAGTGTAAATGTTACTTCCAGTCACAAGAAAAACATGTCGGCAGAATGAAAAAGATTTTAATCCTAAATCTTCAGGAGTGTGAATAATTGTGAGCCCAACTGTATCCGGCTACTCTGTGATTGTGTTGCTGGTTTCCCACCTCTTGTTGTTTTCTATGGTGGCTAAACAAAAACTGATATCACTGTCTTATTATAATTTACCAACTTCTTCcacctgtttgctgtgtctcttaCACTTCTTGTGGCAAACTGAAAAATTGGATTTTCACCACTTTCTTCTTGGCAATCTTTTATGAAGGCCAGATTAGTGAAGCGCTAATAGTTGTCAATACCGGACAGAGTCTATATTAATATGGAGCTCTTGGTTGGTCCACTGATTATCGCTCTTTTTGCCCGGCCGCTCAGttttaggtggacggccatgtcttggtaggtttacatCTGGGCCACGCAccttccattttcagatgatgaattCAACAGTGCTGTGTGAGAgacgttcaaagcttgggatataaTTTCataacctaactctgctttTTTGTGCTACTCTTGATTCCTAACTTGTTTGTTGTATCTCTTGGTCTTTATGGTGTCGTTCTCTCCCAGATGTTCACAGCACAACTGTATTTACGCTGAGAACAAATCACAGACAGGATGCTTTATTGGATTACTTCTGTAAGCAAATAGGTGGCAAAGGATTTTATGCGTAGGGATCATCTTAAAGGGAGCTCAATACAGATGCACACTGTAgatttttaactgaaaaataagaaatgcaTGAATGATTTTACTTCCATCTTACAGTCATGTGCTACTTTATTTTggtctgttacataaaatcccaataaaatacgttagagtttgtggttataacagtccgtggaaaggttcaaggggtgtgaatacttttttctttttacagggTGTCATCTATTCACATCTAACATTTATGTAAAGATTCTAAACATAAATATGAGATGTAAATGTCATACATTTCTTGAGCTCTTCTGACAGTCTCACGCAGCATTCGTGTCAGATTTATAGTGTTTTAATTACCTCTATATGCTGATGAGCAGACTGACCTATAACAACCAGTCTAATTCCAGCCTCCTGTAATGACACATACCAAAAACCGGGATTTTAGCTGTGAAACACCTTTGTTGTCATAATCAAACTAAATGTCTGATTTGTGGAGCGGATTACTGGAACTGTCTGATTCCAAGGCACATCCAACATGTCAGGACTCACCTCCAGCGCTCCTCTGGGCACTTTGCTCAAATCATCGACATACTCCTTGCAACTGTAGCACAAGAAATTCTGCATGGATGGACAGGATAAGTGGTGTTTGCAGGCATGTTTCGTCAGAACACAAATGTGAAACTAACAGTGCAACCAGTATACTATTTAGTCCTTTTTCCTATCCTACATGGAGATTTGTTCTTTAATATTTCCTCCACAGCATGAGAGAGACTCTTTGTGAGTGGGTGAAGCAGAGCTGGGGCTCATCTGATGAAATTCCTCAAAACTTTAACAGactataaatatttaataatcacTATCCAGAtttagaaggtgaaaaaaaaaacctacacagatgaaacattaaaacaaaggaCGTCTTACCCGGACAAAAATTATGACCGATTTGCTGTCCTGGTATAAATTCTTGAAATGGAAAGACTCTCCGCGTCGGTCGTAAATCAAACAGTCCTCAACATCTTTCAGGTTAATATCGAGATTTGGGGTCCCAGCTTTACACTTTTCCTTAGAAACCTGTCGGGTAATCGGTGAAACCACTTCAGCCATTTTTCCCCCTGCATGCTGCAGGCTTCCCAGCACAAAGAGCTATTTTGGGAGTTGCCTCTCAGCCTGGAGGAGCAGGGAGCTGGAACTTCACGCCCATAGAAAGAGAGCGTGTGTGTTCCTGTTTATGTTCCCTACTGAGGACCTTTTTAGGCCTAATGGGGGTCGAAAGTTCGGTGTTTTAATGTGGTAGACCACTTTAGGGGTTGGATTTAGAGCTGGTGTGGTGGGAATTAGGCTTTAGTTAAGATTATAACTGGGAATACACTGTTAAAGGTTAGGGTAGGGTAAATGTTGGAGTGAGGAATGAATGCAGTTACTAAAATGAAAGGAATTCAATACAAAGTCCTTATATGGGTGGGAATACAATGGCCTCTGTGTATGTCATTTAAGATGGTTATTTATAATAAAGCATGTGTTACAATGTTGTTGCACGGTTCAATAATATTTCTAATAACTTTACCGGTCTATGGCTGTGACAAGACAAAACAGAAGAGATCAAGGGATATCTTTGCAAGACACCAAATGTGGAAGTGTAACAAGGCACACTGGAGTCCTGGGAACTTGATAAAGCGCTTTACAAGTACAGTCTATTtactcagactcagactcagacatactttaaagatcccagggggaaattacttttgttacatgctccagaatacacgcattgttttatatatatatatatgtatgtatgtatgtatgtttgtatgtatgtatgtatgtatgtatgtgtatatatatatatatatatatatatatatatatatatatatatatatacaacattCCACATAAGGTAATACCATATCACAATAGTCATATCACTTCACTTGGGAATCCCAGGGAAGTGATGGTGACTTGTGCAAAGAACAATGCAGAGAATGCATAATTACCTATTTCGGCGTATCAACAAAAGATTTTGGTGTTATGTTCTTCCACCCTTCTTTATTTAGATTTGCAGGATCATACAATAAAATGATGCTAATACTAATAATTAATAACCAACCCTATCACAACagtttgtatgcacaaagtttatatatacataaaaacatacaaacaactcccaataaaaatagtttacacataaaaatatacaagcacctatgaaattattattattattaaatattgataataatacttattattattataataaatcTATTTTCTCGGTAGGTCTATGCTCTTATCTAATCTGTCACACTCCTCAGTACCTTTTACAACACAACAAAAATGTGTCTTTCAATCTTTGTTTTGCACTAAGAGTATTGTCTATCAGCAATTTATCCAGTATAACTGTTAATGTAAATTTACCTTTATATTTTTAGGAGCTAGGCGGCAGGGAACTTTATCCACATGAGACTTTCCAAATCGCCCTCGTCGGCTACCGTCGCTCTGCCCTCTCGGTGCGGAAGTGTTGtcctgcagagcagcagcagcagcagaggcagagctgcaaactgttTGCATAAACACCTCGGCGGGTCACCGGCAGCCTCTCCGGCCTCTCCGTCCTCACCGTCGGGGCTGTCAGCGCTCACTTTGGCCGCGGATCGCCGCGGTATTATGCGGGCACCGTCCGGCGGAGTGTGCTGAGAGCTACAGCTAAGTTAGCAtctgatgatgaagatggagcTGCTTAGCCTGCTAGAAAGCTCATAGCTTCTGCCCATTTTTCCTGTAAATGAGGGCGAAAGCTTGAGCTGAGCTGGACTTGAGCCTGCAGAGAGTTCAGGTAAGTCAGAGCCTCGGGGTTCCTacctgctgtgtttgtgttcatgcTAGTCCTGTAGCCACCTGTTCACTGTTTACATCTTTGTGATTGCATTCGGCTGCAGCCAGACACAGGTCCAGTTTCACCGTCAACAAGCTCAACTTTACCGTGACAAGAACAGACCCGGAATTAATCAGAcattagaaataaaagtaaCTTCTGCTGCCACGCTGTTATTGAAGACGCATGACTGGAAAAAAGGATACCGCCCCTTTATTTCTGACCATAAAGAAGTACGACTCTTAAATTATCATTGGTTTGACTTACTAGAATAAAACGTTTGCTGTAGACTCTAATAATGTTCCTTTTTTATGGCTTTGGCAATCATGCAGCAGATCTGTAACAGTTTCTTTACTTCAATTGGCACACACTCATATATGCAACTCataataaataagatgattatcaaaaaatttcaattattaaaatgtttcagtaaattctttcaaacaaattaattaatttatttgaatatGTACGAttattaatgattattttacacattaatAACTAAAGTTAAACACATAAATTCATTATTCACACtgctaaatatatttaaaccaCATGTAACATGTTAATTCTGAATAGCTAATAAATAAGTTAGTTTGGGTTAATTGAACTAGTTAATCCTCACTGGCTTAGGGCTTCCGCGCTGCTGCGTTGTAAGCCAACATCACTGTTGTGTTGTCGCAAGATTTGTGGAAATAGTAAACCAACCGACTAGCTGCACTGCACTCAAATCATTCTGGAAACTGAAGTTGTTTTGGACTCAAATGGCCCGATTGTAACGAGACCTGTAGGAAAAACCCCCAATTTCACTCATAAAAAgtgtataattttaaaatgaaaaaaaaaaaatgtcagagagCCTGACAGCAGTtttcaaaacataattttaatgcTCTTTAAGAAATTTAAGGAGAATGAAAGGGATGGTGCTTTGCACAGTTCTGAATATTAAGGTTTAAGCATATTGCACAAGATTTACTGCAGGCTTTACATGATGTTACACTACTGTGAACGCATACTTCTCTGGCACACTCTTAACTATCAGGAAGGTCTTATTGTACAGTGGTGAATATCAGGTTTAAGAACATTGCACACGATTCTCCACAAGCTGAATGTATCATCAAAGAATCTTCAAGTGACTGATTCATCCGAACCCAATGGATCGCGTTAAGGTGGGACTGACTTTTGGAACTCGGTGGGAGCGCTATCAGATCACAAAGACTATCTtgatcttaaaaagaaaaaagaaaccctgTACATATTGTTCACAATGTTATTAATGGCACCTGTTGCttattgtttgttgtgtgtgtccTAAGCCAGAGTATGTCCTGGAAATATTTCACAGTGGTGTAGGGCTGAACGAGTTTGGAAAagaatctaattgcgatttttctgtcataatattgcgatttaatgctattatttttttcagtttaatttatcatgtctttttaaaaatatacaaacaacaaatcaatctgtttcattgctgcgcagattaggtgctaaaagagccacagCGTCTagactcggagcagaaatgattgcgttctgcctacgatatttTTCAACCAAAGTTgcgatttgattttgacttttctctgcattaaccacaagcaacgaatggcctctagataaagatgtttgtaaacaacgactatttaaaacaagaacttttattgtttttattaatcagaatattattcaagagaacagcttttaattgatttggacgtcaatccttgttgaacataaagtgcaaagtgcaacTAACAAGCAAGTCtgtgtattaaactgattgaccagaacttaatgctatggtgagattgcTGAAAgcttctggtaaaacagtatgattatataaactctaaaacaagtaataaaattagattatctcactgctgcaactgtcttcccttccatgtggaggcaaacccactttaaacatattaccaacacctaaagggcACGTCTAattcattaattgttacatagccaaaaattgcagacctctgcgatttcaaaattgcgttttttaaaattgcaataatattgcaaatgcaattaaatATGTAGCCCTACCGTGGTGacaataaaacatcttgattctTATCGCAAAGAAGTTAAATGACCAAGATTCACATTATTGGCAACATAAATGAGCATAATTGCAATGCAATCTGCAGATTCTCTGAATTCATTCACCATAACAGGTAATGATTATAGTAGCTGATATTATGCTTAAAAAAGGAGTTTAGATTAAATGATTGgttaaataaatggaaaaaaaaatctctttagcTAAGGTGTCTCTTTTCTCAGGGTCTGAATTGGCTTCATTTGCAAAG of the Fundulus heteroclitus isolate FHET01 chromosome 12, MU-UCD_Fhet_4.1, whole genome shotgun sequence genome contains:
- the prxl2c gene encoding peroxiredoxin-like 2C isoform X1 produces the protein MAEVVSPITRQVSKEKCKAGTPNLDINLKDVEDCLIYDRRGESFHFKNLYQDSKSVIIFVRNFLCYSCKEYVDDLSKVPRGALEEAGIRLVVIGQSAHQHIEPFCSLTGYSYEMYVDPKRSIYQKLGMKRDETFTDSALTSPHVKSGLFMGQIKSIWRAMTSPAFDFQGDLHQQGGAMIVGPGSRVHFCHFDMNRLDHMPITWLLQLAGVQQTLDFSDEPKIIHV
- the prxl2c gene encoding peroxiredoxin-like 2C isoform X3 gives rise to the protein MAEVVSPITRQVSKEKCKAGTPNLDINLKDVEDCLIYDRRGESFHFKNLYQDSKSVIIFVRPFCSLTGYSYEMYVDPKRSIYQKLGMKRDETFTDSALTSPHVKSGLFMGQIKSIWRAMTSPAFDFQGDLHQQGGAMIVGPGSRVHFCHFDMNRLDHMPITWLLQLAGVQQTLDFSDEPKIIHV
- the prxl2c gene encoding peroxiredoxin-like 2C isoform X2; this translates as MAEVVSPITRQVSKEKCKAGTPNLDINLKDVEDCLIYDRRGESFHFKNLYQDSKSVIIFVRNFLCYSCKEYVDDLSKVPRGALEPFCSLTGYSYEMYVDPKRSIYQKLGMKRDETFTDSALTSPHVKSGLFMGQIKSIWRAMTSPAFDFQGDLHQQGGAMIVGPGSRVHFCHFDMNRLDHMPITWLLQLAGVQQTLDFSDEPKIIHV